One part of the Peromyscus eremicus chromosome 18, PerEre_H2_v1, whole genome shotgun sequence genome encodes these proteins:
- the LOC131895018 gene encoding tripartite motif-containing protein 43-like yields the protein MESDMSQAFQEELTCFICLSCLTEPVTISCGHSFCRACLQLSWEDTPPPVHCPMCREPCQQKEMRTNVVLKKLVSIARQASLMKDLSSEEHKCETHKETKRILCVESRIFLCQLCSNSHEHRGHRHCPIEAAAEHQMERVLKQMASLWEKIQENQENIEAEKRTTTLWMNYVTLREEMIRTQYRELHPFFSEEEEKHIEYVRKEGQCVLEKLRKSEAMMVQKSKELRDMYRELMAMSQEPYVVLLQGLDDMVRRSELMQLSMPQGMQPELSALPITGLTERFKHIQVHIFFENITTFHYKMNLFNVLRKFSFGPQSKDTAVISVGCYLASWGSLNFISGKYYWEVDLQDSVDWAVGVCKDSWLRNTNQMIDYEGAFLLVCVKEGNHYSLLTTSPVFQHYIERPLGKIGVLLDCEDGCLSFLNVAKSSPIYSCQSEHGKNYF from the coding sequence cttacagagccagtcaccataagctgtggccacagcttctgtcgagcctgcctccagctttcctgggaggacaccccacctccagtccactgccctatgtgtcgggaaccatgccaacagaaggaaatgagaaccaacgttgttctgaagaagctggtgtccattgccagacaagccagcctcatgaaggacctgagctctgaggagcataagtgtgagacccacaaggagacaaagaggatcttgtgtgttgagagcaggatcttcctctgtcaactctgctctaactctcatgagcacagaggtcacagacattgtcccattgaggcagcagctgagcatcaaatggaaagagttctgaagcagatggcatctttatgggagaagatccaagaaaatcaagagaatatcgaggccgAGAAGAGAACAACAACTTTGTGGATgaactatgtgactctgcgggaagaaatgatcaggacccagtatagggagctgcatcccttcttcagtgaagaggaagagaaacatatcgagtacgtgagaaaggaaggccaatgtgttttagagaaactgaggaagagtgaagccatgatggtgcaaaagagcaaagaactaagagatatgtatcgggagctgatggcaatgtcccaggagccatatgtggtactgctccagggtttggatgacatggtcagaaggagtgagttaatgcagctgagcatgccccagggtatgcaacctgaactcagtgccctacccatcactggactgactgaaaggttcaagcacatccaggtgcacattttctttgaaaatataaccacattccattacaagatgaacctgtttaatgtcttgagaaaattcagcttcggacctCAGAGTAAGGATACAGCTGTGATTTCTGTTGGATGCTATTTGGCTTCCTGGGGATCCTTGAACTTCATctccgggaaatattactgggaggtggatttgcaagaCTCTgtggactgggctgtaggggtctgtaaggattcctggttaaggaataccaaccaaatgattgactatgagggtgcctttcttcttgtgtgtgtgaaggaggggaatcattacagtctcctcaccacatccccagtattccagcactatatagagaggcccctGGGCAAGATTGGGGTGCtccttgattgtgaggatggatgtttaagtttcctgaatgttgccaagagttccccaATATACAG